The following are from one region of the Hymenobacter radiodurans genome:
- a CDS encoding FAD-binding oxidoreductase has translation MLTEELIAEPHLNVRGKLIRRQDADYEQARKVHNGMIDKYPDMIVQCVDVADVIAAVNFARENDVLVAVRSGGHSGGGFGMCDKGLVIDLSHMKGVHVDPVERTALVDAGCTLGDVDHATHAFGLALPSGIVSTTGVGGITLGGGLGHLTRHCGLSIDNMLEADVVLPDGSFVKASATQNQDLFWGLRGGGGNFGVVTSFLFRLHPVSMVVGGPMLWPMSEARTVMQWYRTFIQKAPSISMGSLRFCRCRPDRRFPSICGGKRCAE, from the coding sequence ATGCTAACGGAAGAACTCATTGCGGAGCCCCACCTGAATGTGCGGGGCAAGCTGATTCGGCGGCAGGATGCGGACTATGAGCAAGCCCGCAAAGTACATAATGGCATGATCGACAAGTATCCCGATATGATCGTGCAGTGCGTGGATGTGGCCGATGTTATTGCGGCCGTAAATTTTGCCCGTGAAAATGATGTGCTGGTGGCCGTAAGAAGCGGAGGGCACAGCGGAGGCGGCTTTGGCATGTGCGACAAAGGGCTGGTAATTGACCTGAGTCACATGAAAGGCGTTCATGTGGACCCCGTGGAACGCACCGCCCTAGTGGATGCCGGCTGCACCCTCGGCGACGTAGACCACGCCACCCACGCCTTCGGACTGGCCCTACCCAGCGGCATAGTGTCTACTACCGGAGTGGGGGGCATTACGCTGGGCGGTGGGCTGGGCCACCTCACCCGTCATTGCGGCCTTTCCATCGATAATATGCTGGAAGCCGATGTGGTGCTGCCCGATGGCAGCTTTGTGAAAGCTTCCGCTACCCAGAACCAGGATTTGTTCTGGGGCTTGCGGGGCGGGGGCGGCAACTTCGGCGTTGTCACGTCCTTTTTGTTTCGCCTGCACCCCGTCAGTATGGTGGTTGGCGGCCCCATGCTTTGGCCTATGAGCGAGGCCCGAACCGTAATGCAGTGGTACCGCACCTTCATCCAGAAAGCCCCGAGTATATCAATGGGTTCTTTGCGTTTCTGTCGGTGCCGCCCGGACCGCCGTTTCCCGAGCATTTGTGGGGGCAAACGATGTGCGGAGTAG
- a CDS encoding BBE domain-containing protein, translated as MCGVVWCYTGAPEQAEKTYEPIRSFRTPALDLVGPLPLPALQSMFDGLYPPGLQWYWKADFVNELSDEAIDIHLKFGYELPTPLSTMHLYPINGAASRVGAQNTAWNYRHSTWSMVIAGVDADPANRQRITDWAKAYWNALHPYSAGGAYINFMMDEGQERIKATYGINYEHLVAVKNKYDPDNLFRVNQNIRPTKHGHVFT; from the coding sequence ATGTGCGGAGTAGTATGGTGCTACACCGGAGCGCCCGAGCAAGCCGAAAAAACGTATGAGCCGATTCGCAGCTTCCGCACGCCAGCGCTGGATTTGGTAGGGCCATTGCCGCTGCCGGCGCTGCAAAGCATGTTTGATGGCCTGTATCCGCCCGGCTTGCAATGGTACTGGAAAGCCGATTTTGTGAATGAGCTTAGCGACGAAGCCATCGACATACACCTGAAGTTTGGCTATGAGCTGCCGACTCCGCTTTCCACCATGCACCTCTACCCAATAAATGGTGCCGCATCGCGCGTGGGTGCCCAAAATACGGCCTGGAACTATCGCCATTCCACCTGGTCGATGGTTATTGCGGGCGTCGATGCCGACCCTGCCAACCGGCAGCGCATCACGGACTGGGCCAAAGCCTACTGGAACGCGCTGCACCCATACTCAGCCGGTGGTGCCTACATCAATTTTATGATGGACGAAGGGCAGGAACGCATTAAAGCCACTTATGGCATTAACTACGAGCATCTGGTAGCCGTCAAAAACAAGTATGACCCCGACAACTTGTTCCGGGTGAATCAGAACATCCGGCCCACCAAGCACGGTCACGTTTTCACCTGA
- a CDS encoding amidohydrolase, whose protein sequence is MKHILLVIGLVWGLGIGARGQAGRADMVLLNGKIFTSDAARPSVEALAIRGERIIAVGTVAEISKLAGPKTRRIDLQGRVVTPGFNDAHNHFDPMPAGFRLAFTSMEPSWEETSQAIKAAAQQVPAGTWIFGTVGSKVVLDPLVTRAALDALAPNHPVLLGAFYGHGQIANTKALPLLQLDIEQPDPLGGKYERITGSRELNGRMHEYAEWRTNFVLAAQVPDTAVIRALRTMAAVAAGYGITTMQLFTILPTDRFVRLLTQANLPVRVHARPFPLTTPQGRETTELRKLLTPPMPKLGPRVQVSGIKWVLDGTPYERGAALRTAYRDQPNWKGELNFKEDEVGKMVQEGLDWKQPLLFHCAGDRAAEVVFDALEANETNVNWPARRVRIEHGDGVVGDLIPRAKRLGVVVVQNPTHFTEPALFGQRWGNKMQPLRSLLAAGIPVALGSDGPMNPFLNIMLAGINPANPAEAITGHQAVQAYTAGSAYAEFAEKDKGTLAVGKLADLAVLSQDIFSVPPPNCQKPRVS, encoded by the coding sequence ATGAAGCACATTCTACTAGTTATTGGGCTGGTATGGGGTCTAGGAATAGGGGCGCGAGGCCAAGCTGGGCGGGCCGATATGGTACTGCTCAACGGTAAGATATTCACCAGTGACGCGGCGCGCCCGTCGGTGGAGGCGCTGGCTATTCGGGGCGAGCGAATCATTGCCGTGGGTACAGTGGCAGAAATAAGCAAGCTGGCCGGCCCCAAAACCCGCCGCATCGACTTGCAGGGGCGCGTAGTTACGCCAGGCTTCAACGATGCCCACAACCACTTCGACCCCATGCCGGCTGGATTTCGGCTGGCCTTCACCAGCATGGAGCCCAGTTGGGAGGAAACCAGCCAAGCTATTAAAGCCGCTGCCCAACAAGTGCCCGCCGGCACCTGGATTTTCGGCACCGTGGGTTCCAAAGTAGTGCTCGACCCACTTGTAACCCGCGCCGCTCTCGATGCGCTGGCTCCGAATCACCCTGTATTGCTTGGTGCTTTCTACGGGCACGGTCAGATAGCCAACACCAAAGCACTACCACTTCTCCAACTCGATATCGAGCAGCCCGACCCGCTGGGGGGCAAATATGAGCGTATCACCGGCTCGCGCGAGCTCAATGGCCGCATGCACGAGTACGCCGAGTGGCGCACCAACTTCGTGCTAGCCGCGCAGGTACCCGATACCGCCGTTATTCGTGCTCTCCGCACCATGGCGGCGGTGGCGGCTGGCTACGGTATCACCACGATGCAGCTGTTTACCATCCTGCCCACCGATCGGTTTGTGCGCCTTCTTACTCAAGCCAATCTGCCGGTGCGGGTGCATGCGCGGCCCTTTCCGCTCACCACGCCCCAGGGCCGCGAAACCACCGAGCTACGTAAGCTCCTCACGCCGCCTATGCCCAAACTCGGCCCCCGCGTGCAGGTAAGCGGTATCAAATGGGTGTTGGATGGTACGCCCTACGAGCGGGGCGCTGCTCTACGCACGGCTTACCGCGACCAACCCAACTGGAAAGGAGAGCTCAACTTCAAAGAAGATGAAGTAGGCAAGATGGTGCAGGAAGGACTCGACTGGAAACAGCCACTGCTCTTCCACTGCGCTGGCGACCGGGCCGCCGAAGTAGTGTTTGATGCCCTCGAAGCCAACGAAACCAACGTAAACTGGCCCGCGCGGCGCGTCCGCATTGAGCACGGCGACGGCGTCGTTGGTGACCTGATCCCTCGAGCCAAGCGCCTGGGCGTGGTGGTAGTCCAAAACCCCACGCACTTTACCGAGCCGGCGCTGTTCGGGCAGCGCTGGGGCAACAAAATGCAGCCGCTTCGGTCATTGCTGGCGGCGGGCATACCGGTGGCGCTCGGCTCCGACGGGCCCATGAATCCCTTTCTGAACATCATGTTAGCTGGCATTAATCCGGCTAATCCAGCGGAGGCTATCACGGGCCATCAGGCTGTACAGGCGTACACGGCCGGATCGGCCTACGCCGAGTTCGCCGAAAAAGACAAGGGTACGCTGGCCGTGGGCAAGCTTGCCGACCTAGCCGTATTGTCACAAGATATCTTCTCCGTGCCGCCCCCGAACTGCCAAAAACCACGAGTGTCCTGA
- a CDS encoding S8 family peptidase: MKHKHMAVFSNPLLVGGLLSAIFLAGCESSLDKIQDEPTTQSQSADAQGEPGRDYVANELLVKFKAGVSEEAKANALARISGKVSEKILTKAMERAGEKEGLMVVHTPLQALEAMSKMKGGPEIEFAEPNYIYQHTATSSDPYYTNGSLWGMYGASTSPANQYGSNAAAAWAAGRTGSATVYVGIIDEGIQFDHPDLSGQVWTNTFDPVNGQDDDGNGYIDDTHGWDFDGNNNTIYDGGAKGSLDDHGTHVAGTIGANANNGAGVAGVNWNVRMISCKFLGRRGGTSANAVKAVDYLTNLKVKRGLNIVASNNSWGGGGYSQALFDAIKRANDANILFIAAAGNGGSDGVGDNNDAVASYPSNYNVANVIAVAAITSSGARSSFSNYGATTVDIGAPGSAIWSTTAYNGYSSYSGTSMATPHVTGAAALYAATKPGSAAQIKNALLSSAVPTASLSGKTVTGGRLDANAALSK; encoded by the coding sequence ATGAAACATAAACATATGGCCGTATTCAGCAATCCTCTATTAGTGGGCGGTTTGCTATCTGCTATTTTTCTGGCTGGTTGCGAAAGCAGCCTCGACAAGATTCAGGACGAGCCTACCACGCAAAGCCAATCGGCTGACGCCCAGGGCGAGCCGGGCCGCGACTATGTAGCCAATGAACTGCTGGTCAAGTTTAAGGCTGGAGTATCGGAAGAGGCCAAGGCCAATGCACTGGCTCGTATCAGTGGCAAAGTGTCGGAGAAGATTCTGACCAAGGCCATGGAGCGTGCGGGGGAGAAGGAAGGCCTGATGGTAGTGCACACGCCCCTGCAAGCTTTGGAGGCGATGAGCAAGATGAAGGGCGGGCCCGAAATCGAATTTGCTGAGCCTAACTATATCTATCAGCACACCGCTACTTCCTCTGATCCGTACTACACCAATGGGTCCTTGTGGGGTATGTATGGCGCATCTACCTCTCCAGCTAACCAGTATGGCAGTAATGCTGCCGCAGCTTGGGCCGCTGGCAGAACCGGTTCAGCTACCGTATATGTAGGTATCATTGATGAAGGTATTCAGTTTGACCATCCCGATTTGTCAGGCCAGGTTTGGACGAACACGTTTGATCCAGTGAATGGACAAGACGATGATGGCAACGGCTACATCGACGATACTCACGGCTGGGACTTTGATGGCAACAACAACACGATCTATGATGGTGGTGCCAAAGGTAGCCTCGACGACCACGGCACGCACGTAGCGGGCACTATCGGCGCTAACGCTAACAATGGCGCTGGGGTAGCTGGCGTGAACTGGAACGTAAGAATGATTTCCTGCAAGTTCCTGGGCCGACGGGGCGGCACCTCGGCTAACGCGGTGAAGGCAGTAGACTACCTAACCAACTTAAAAGTAAAGCGCGGGCTAAACATCGTAGCCAGCAACAACTCTTGGGGTGGTGGCGGCTATTCACAGGCTCTATTTGATGCCATTAAACGCGCCAACGATGCGAACATTCTCTTCATCGCGGCGGCCGGGAATGGAGGCAGCGACGGCGTAGGCGACAATAACGACGCGGTGGCTAGCTACCCTTCCAATTACAACGTGGCAAATGTGATTGCCGTGGCCGCTATTACTTCCAGCGGTGCTAGGTCGAGCTTCTCCAACTATGGCGCTACCACCGTTGACATTGGAGCTCCGGGTTCAGCTATCTGGTCAACCACAGCCTATAATGGCTACTCTTCATACAGCGGTACATCTATGGCTACGCCGCACGTAACGGGTGCGGCGGCTTTGTACGCTGCTACGAAGCCGGGTTCTGCCGCTCAAATCAAGAATGCCCTACTGAGCAGTGCTGTGCCAACTGCTTCGTTATCTGGGAAAACCGTAACTGGTGGGCGTTTAGATGCAAATGCTGCACTTTCTAAATAG
- a CDS encoding OmpA family protein encodes MSRLVYLGALLTAGLLVISSCSEQKTPPDAGQPLSGTVQPPAGAAPATPGATPAAPAASSATPDQGQKLTGQVSDLSGAANDLNAQMTDMGLVINFDTDVLFDFDKADIKAEAAPTLEKLAQVVKQYTKSRVVINGYTDAKGDDAYNVSLSQRRAQAIADWLTQHQAGAAGQFQVKGFGEANPIAPNTKPDGSDNPEGRQQNRRVEVIIS; translated from the coding sequence ATGAGCCGCCTCGTTTACTTGGGGGCGTTGCTGACGGCTGGGCTGCTGGTTATTAGCAGCTGCTCAGAGCAAAAAACGCCCCCCGATGCCGGTCAGCCGTTATCGGGCACCGTGCAGCCGCCCGCGGGTGCAGCGCCCGCCACACCAGGGGCTACACCCGCAGCCCCGGCGGCTTCATCCGCCACTCCTGATCAGGGCCAGAAGCTCACCGGCCAGGTAAGCGACCTGTCGGGCGCCGCCAACGACCTGAACGCCCAGATGACGGATATGGGCCTGGTTATCAACTTCGATACCGACGTGCTTTTCGACTTCGACAAGGCCGACATCAAGGCCGAGGCCGCGCCCACGTTGGAGAAGCTGGCCCAGGTAGTAAAGCAGTATACCAAGAGCCGCGTGGTCATCAACGGCTACACCGACGCCAAGGGCGACGACGCCTACAACGTGTCGTTGTCGCAGCGCCGCGCCCAGGCCATTGCCGACTGGCTTACCCAGCACCAGGCCGGCGCCGCCGGGCAGTTTCAGGTGAAAGGCTTCGGTGAGGCCAACCCCATAGCCCCCAACACCAAGCCCGACGGTTCCGACAACCCCGAAGGCCGCCAGCAAAACCGCCGCGTAGAGGTTATTATCTCCTAA
- a CDS encoding phosphoribosylglycinamide synthetase, with the protein MQKSLLVASVFALSVTACSQEKTADTTTTAVDTPAAAPAPAPAKATAGVERAEAVAPAPAAAALSTQPGPKGTQVALTKARVVGDILNVELQYTLPAASNSNSEFLHTDIDQINYIDDATSRKYNILKDQQGAWMAMPTNSSGKSLDIAARKAGPSIVTLKFPAPPAESPTISLSVPEVGSFDGIAVQR; encoded by the coding sequence ATGCAAAAGTCATTGTTAGTAGCCAGTGTATTTGCTTTGAGCGTAACCGCTTGTAGCCAGGAAAAGACCGCCGACACCACTACTACGGCCGTCGATACGCCCGCCGCAGCGCCGGCTCCGGCCCCTGCCAAAGCAACTGCCGGAGTTGAGCGCGCCGAGGCAGTAGCGCCGGCGCCGGCCGCAGCCGCTTTGTCTACCCAGCCCGGCCCCAAGGGCACCCAAGTAGCGCTGACTAAAGCCCGCGTAGTAGGCGATATTCTGAACGTGGAGCTGCAATACACGCTGCCCGCCGCCAGCAATAGCAACTCAGAGTTTCTGCACACCGACATCGACCAGATCAACTATATCGATGACGCTACTTCGCGCAAGTACAATATCCTCAAGGACCAGCAGGGCGCCTGGATGGCCATGCCCACCAACTCCAGCGGCAAAAGCCTGGACATAGCAGCGCGCAAAGCTGGCCCGAGCATCGTTACGCTGAAATTCCCGGCCCCGCCCGCTGAAAGCCCTACCATCTCGCTGAGTGTGCCCGAGGTTGGTTCCTTTGATGGCATAGCGGTGCAGCGATGA